The window CAGCAGCAGGATGTACGGGTCGATCGGCAGCCAGGACGGCCACTTCAGGCGTTTCACGGTGCTCCGTTGCTCAGTCGGTTCAGTGCGGTGGTGCAGTGCTGGGTCGTGCCCTCTCCATCGTCCTCCTCGGACCCTTGATCGGGAATCCGTCATACCACTCTGACTGTCATCACGAATCGCGATAGCCTGAGAGGTGTGTACGACCCTTCACAGCTGCGTACGTTCCTGGCGGTGGCCCAGACGCTGAGCTTCACGCAGGCGGCCCGGCGGCTCGGGCTGCGCCAGTCCACGGTCAGCCAGCATGTGCGGCGTCTGGAGGACACCGCCGGGCGGCAGCTCTTCACGCGGGACACCCACTCAGTGGAGCTGACGGAGGACGGCGAGGCCATGCTCGGCTTCGCGCGCCGGATCCTGGAGGCGCACGAGCAGGCGGCGGCCTTCTTCACGGGGACGCGACTGCGCGGCCGCCTGCGTTTCGGCGCCTCGGAGGACTTCGTCCTCACCCGCCTCACCGAGATCCTGGAGGGCTTCCGTCACGAGCACCCGGAGGTCGACCTGGAGCTGACGGTCGAGCTCTCGGGCACCCTGCACGAGCAACTCGCCGACGGAAAGCTCGACCTGGTGCTGGCCAAGCGCCGCCCCGAGGACCCGCGCGGCGAACTGGTCTGGCACGACCGCCTGGTCTGGATCGGCGCGGAGCGGCTCCGCCTGGACCCCGAGCGTCCGGTGCCGCTGATCGTGTACCCGCCGCCGGGCATCACCCGCGCCCTGGCCCTGGAGGCGCTGGAACGCCAGGGCCGCGCCTGGCGCATCGCCTGCACCAGCGGCAGCCTCAACGGCCTCATCGCGGCCGCCCGGGCGGGCCTCGGCGTCATGGCCCACTCCCGCGGCCTCGTCCCACCGGGCCTGGTCCGCGTCCCCGACCGCGTCGGCCTCCCCGAACTGGGCGAGGTCGACTTCGTCCTCGTGCACGCCAAACGCCACACGGCGGCCAAGAGCGCGGCGGACGCGTTGGCGTCGTCGATCCTGGCGGGCGGCGACAGACTGCACCGATCTCGCTGAGTCCCGGGGGCGCCCGTAAGGGGCGCGGGGAACTGCGCGACAAGCCACAACGAACCCGCGGCCGACAACGCACCCCCGCGAAGCGCTAACGCGTCCGCTGCTGATACGTCAGCTGCTTGACCCGC is drawn from Streptomyces liliifuscus and contains these coding sequences:
- a CDS encoding LysR substrate-binding domain-containing protein; protein product: MYDPSQLRTFLAVAQTLSFTQAARRLGLRQSTVSQHVRRLEDTAGRQLFTRDTHSVELTEDGEAMLGFARRILEAHEQAAAFFTGTRLRGRLRFGASEDFVLTRLTEILEGFRHEHPEVDLELTVELSGTLHEQLADGKLDLVLAKRRPEDPRGELVWHDRLVWIGAERLRLDPERPVPLIVYPPPGITRALALEALERQGRAWRIACTSGSLNGLIAAARAGLGVMAHSRGLVPPGLVRVPDRVGLPELGEVDFVLVHAKRHTAAKSAADALASSILAGGDRLHRSR